A genomic stretch from Mycobacterium cookii includes:
- a CDS encoding 3-oxoacyl-ACP synthase III family protein: protein MGTVIEQLDVTRAGWRTRHSALHLAVSAAKTCLHRAGREPDDVDLLINTGIYRDKNLAEPALAALIQEDVGANPEDPHEDAHGTFSFDIANGTCGILTALQIVDGFLRSHTIDCALVVTSDADPGRGMSEHFPFSPVGAALLCDWTEDDFGLGRVHWLNIPDDGENFRATVGLDDARNVLRFSESAAMDVQFAAAGAQVAQRCLAEASLGLSDVDMIVASPARPGYRAALAAKLGIPVERITVADDERMHTASLVSALSGAAEELSPGARILLVAVGAGVTAGAALYRQAPNLVSQR from the coding sequence ATGGGCACAGTAATTGAGCAACTCGACGTCACCCGAGCAGGCTGGCGGACCCGGCACAGCGCACTGCATCTGGCGGTCTCGGCCGCCAAGACCTGTCTGCACCGTGCCGGCCGGGAGCCCGACGACGTCGATCTTCTGATCAACACCGGCATCTACCGCGACAAGAATCTCGCCGAGCCGGCCCTCGCGGCGCTCATCCAGGAGGACGTCGGGGCCAACCCCGAGGATCCGCACGAGGACGCTCACGGCACATTCTCGTTCGACATAGCGAACGGAACCTGCGGAATCCTCACCGCTCTGCAGATCGTCGACGGCTTTCTGCGGTCACACACCATCGATTGCGCCCTGGTCGTCACCAGTGACGCCGACCCGGGACGGGGGATGAGCGAGCACTTTCCCTTCTCGCCCGTCGGGGCGGCATTGTTGTGCGACTGGACCGAGGACGACTTCGGGCTCGGCCGTGTGCACTGGTTGAACATCCCCGACGACGGTGAAAACTTCCGCGCCACTGTCGGACTCGACGACGCGCGCAATGTGCTTCGGTTCAGTGAGTCGGCAGCGATGGACGTGCAGTTCGCCGCCGCCGGCGCCCAAGTCGCGCAACGCTGCCTTGCGGAGGCCTCCCTCGGCCTTTCCGACGTCGACATGATCGTCGCCTCGCCGGCCCGGCCCGGCTATCGCGCGGCACTGGCCGCCAAACTCGGAATCCCGGTGGAACGGATCACCGTCGCCGACGACGAGCGCATGCACACCGCCTCGCTGGTGTCGGCACTGAGTGGTGCGGCCGAAGAACTCTCGCCCGGCGCCCGCATTCTGCTCGTCGCCGTCGGCGCCGGTGTCACCGCAGGTGCCGCCCTATACCGCCAAGCGCCGAATCTGGTGTCGCAGAGATGA
- a CDS encoding 1-phosphofructokinase family hexose kinase, with amino-acid sequence MKTPTASTIVTLTMNPALDITTDTDQVIPTDKMRCGLPRYDPGGGGINVARIVHVLGESVSALFPAGGHAGDKVTDLVADSGVPVQRIPVAHSTRESFTVDERCTGKQYRFVLPGPRLTDAEQAACLETLSAAAGSADFVVASGSLPPGVPSDFYQRVADICRERGAPLILDTSGGGLRHISSGVFLLKPSVRELRECVGRELISESEQLAAAHELIDRGCAQFVVVSLGADGALLATPHGGQRYSAVQVPSGSGVGAGDAMTAGITVGLKRGWPLDKAVRLGIAAGSAMLLTPGTAHCAREDVERFFEIVADPIDLDRDKRLSVQGKTSP; translated from the coding sequence ATGAAAACACCGACGGCATCCACAATCGTCACCCTGACGATGAATCCGGCGCTCGACATCACCACGGACACCGATCAGGTCATCCCCACCGACAAAATGCGATGCGGGCTGCCCCGCTACGATCCCGGCGGCGGCGGGATCAACGTCGCGCGAATCGTGCATGTGCTCGGCGAGTCGGTATCGGCGCTCTTTCCCGCCGGCGGCCACGCCGGCGACAAGGTGACGGATCTTGTCGCTGACTCAGGGGTTCCGGTGCAGCGCATACCTGTGGCCCACTCCACCAGGGAAAGCTTCACCGTCGATGAGCGCTGTACCGGCAAGCAGTACCGGTTCGTGCTGCCGGGCCCGCGGCTCACTGATGCCGAGCAGGCTGCGTGCCTCGAGACTCTCAGTGCCGCAGCAGGATCCGCGGACTTCGTCGTCGCGAGCGGTAGCCTGCCGCCCGGGGTGCCTTCCGACTTCTACCAGCGGGTCGCCGACATCTGTCGCGAGCGCGGTGCGCCGCTGATCCTCGACACGTCCGGCGGTGGACTGCGACATATCTCCTCGGGCGTCTTTCTGCTCAAGCCCAGCGTGCGAGAACTGCGCGAGTGTGTCGGACGAGAGCTCATCAGCGAGTCGGAACAACTCGCCGCGGCGCACGAACTCATTGACCGCGGCTGCGCTCAATTCGTCGTCGTGTCACTTGGCGCCGACGGCGCTTTACTCGCCACACCGCATGGCGGCCAACGTTATTCGGCAGTGCAGGTACCGTCCGGCAGCGGTGTGGGCGCCGGGGACGCCATGACCGCCGGCATCACCGTCGGCCTGAAGCGCGGCTGGCCACTCGACAAGGCGGTGCGACTGGGCATCGCTGCGGGTTCGGCCATGTTGCTGACTCCCGGCACCGCGCACTGCGCCCGGGAAGACGTCGAGCGGTTCTTCGAGATCGTCGCCGACCCTATAGATCTCGACCGCGATAAGCGGTTGTCCGTTCAAGGAAAGACATCGCCATGA
- the ppsA gene encoding phosphoenolpyruvate synthase: protein MTTSRYVRFFEEFGIDDVPLVGGKNASLGEMFQKLSGQGVRVPHGFAITAEAYRYMLDEAGAWDRLHAELDELDPADVAALARKGKRAREIVYGAGLPDDLAAEILDAYRKLQEEYGEEVSLAVRSSATAEDLPTASFAGQQDSYLNIKGEQSLLDTCRRCFASLFTDRAIHYRLDQGFDQFKVSLSIGVMKMVRSDIASSGVMFSIDTESGFRDAVLVTGDYGLGENVVQGAVDPDEFYVHKPTYLAGHRAVLRRRVGDKAVKMILVEGDTKSTVRNVPTPKSDRARFCITDEDVLELAGYACTIEAHYGRPMDMEWAKDGLDGKLYIVQARPETVASQHTATTLETYVLEGRGELITEGRAVGDRIATGVARRIHNPEHLSEFRPGEVLVADTTTPDWEPIMKSAAAIITNRGGRTCHASIIARELGIPAVVGTGDGTTCVPDGETVTVSCADGESGRVYRGELGFHVDRSEVADLARPRTQIMINLGNPALAFKTSFLPNDGVGLARMEFIISEDIRVHPQALLHPEKVDDPEARKTIDRLTRDYPDGSAFFVQRLSEGIGTIAAAFWPKPVVVRMSDFKTNEYASLVGGAAFEPTESNPMLGFRGASRYAHPAYAEGFALECRAMRRVREDMGLTNVILMLPFVRRIAEADLVLQTMADLGLRRGENGLKVYAMCEIPNNVILIDEFAKRFDGFSIGSNDLTQLTLGVDRDSEIVAFDYDERDEGVKEMIRMAVEGCRRNGIHSGLCGQAPSDYPDMAEFLVRVGIESMSLNPDTVIKTTRQVLQVEKQLVSAQ from the coding sequence ATGACCACATCCCGGTACGTCCGCTTTTTTGAGGAGTTCGGCATCGACGACGTGCCGCTCGTCGGCGGAAAGAACGCGTCGCTGGGCGAGATGTTCCAGAAGCTGTCCGGGCAGGGCGTCCGCGTCCCGCACGGATTCGCGATCACCGCCGAGGCTTATCGCTACATGTTGGACGAGGCCGGCGCCTGGGACCGCTTGCATGCCGAGCTCGACGAGCTGGACCCCGCCGACGTCGCCGCGCTGGCGCGTAAAGGCAAGCGCGCGCGTGAGATCGTCTACGGCGCCGGGCTCCCCGACGATCTGGCCGCCGAGATTCTGGATGCCTATCGCAAGCTCCAAGAGGAGTACGGCGAGGAGGTGAGCCTCGCTGTGCGGAGCTCGGCGACCGCTGAGGACCTGCCGACGGCGAGCTTCGCCGGCCAACAGGATTCGTATCTCAACATCAAAGGCGAGCAGAGTCTGCTCGACACGTGTCGGCGTTGTTTCGCCAGCCTGTTCACCGATCGCGCCATCCATTACCGACTCGATCAGGGCTTCGATCAATTCAAGGTGTCCCTGTCGATCGGCGTGATGAAGATGGTGCGCTCCGATATCGCTTCGTCCGGCGTGATGTTCTCCATCGACACCGAGTCGGGGTTTCGCGATGCAGTCTTGGTGACGGGCGACTACGGCCTCGGCGAGAATGTGGTTCAGGGCGCCGTCGACCCCGACGAGTTCTACGTCCACAAGCCGACCTATCTAGCCGGCCACCGCGCCGTGTTGCGCCGTCGCGTCGGCGACAAGGCGGTGAAGATGATCCTCGTCGAGGGTGACACGAAGAGCACGGTGCGAAACGTCCCGACACCGAAGTCCGACCGTGCCCGGTTCTGCATCACCGATGAGGACGTCCTGGAACTGGCCGGCTACGCGTGCACCATCGAGGCGCACTACGGGCGGCCGATGGACATGGAGTGGGCCAAGGACGGTCTGGACGGAAAGCTCTACATCGTTCAAGCCCGCCCTGAGACGGTGGCCTCCCAGCACACCGCAACGACGCTGGAAACCTACGTGCTCGAGGGTCGCGGTGAGCTGATCACTGAGGGCCGCGCGGTCGGCGACCGGATCGCCACGGGCGTCGCAAGACGAATCCATAACCCCGAGCACCTATCCGAGTTCAGGCCCGGCGAGGTACTCGTCGCCGACACCACCACCCCCGACTGGGAGCCGATCATGAAGTCGGCCGCGGCGATCATCACCAACCGCGGCGGTCGCACCTGCCACGCGTCGATCATCGCTCGCGAGCTCGGCATCCCCGCCGTGGTCGGCACCGGCGACGGAACCACGTGCGTGCCCGACGGCGAAACCGTGACGGTGTCCTGTGCCGACGGCGAATCGGGTCGCGTGTACCGGGGCGAACTCGGCTTCCACGTGGACCGCAGTGAGGTGGCGGATCTGGCGCGCCCGCGCACCCAGATCATGATCAACCTCGGGAACCCCGCGCTGGCCTTCAAGACGTCGTTCCTGCCGAACGACGGCGTGGGACTGGCCCGGATGGAGTTCATCATCAGCGAGGACATCCGCGTCCACCCGCAGGCCCTGCTGCACCCCGAGAAGGTTGACGACCCCGAGGCGCGCAAGACGATCGATCGGCTCACGCGCGACTATCCCGACGGGAGCGCCTTTTTCGTGCAGCGTCTATCGGAAGGAATCGGCACCATCGCTGCCGCCTTCTGGCCCAAGCCCGTGGTGGTACGGATGTCGGACTTCAAGACCAACGAGTACGCAAGCCTGGTCGGCGGAGCGGCCTTCGAGCCGACCGAAAGCAACCCGATGCTCGGTTTCCGAGGCGCGTCGCGTTACGCGCATCCCGCCTACGCCGAGGGCTTCGCGCTGGAATGCCGCGCGATGCGGCGGGTACGCGAAGACATGGGTCTGACGAACGTCATCCTCATGCTCCCGTTCGTGCGCCGAATCGCTGAGGCGGACCTCGTCCTGCAGACGATGGCCGACCTCGGTCTGCGCCGTGGCGAGAACGGACTCAAGGTGTACGCGATGTGCGAGATACCCAACAACGTGATCCTCATCGACGAATTCGCCAAGCGTTTCGACGGCTTCTCCATCGGCTCCAACGATCTGACTCAGCTCACCCTGGGCGTCGATCGTGACAGCGAGATCGTGGCGTTCGACTACGACGAACGCGACGAGGGCGTCAAGGAGATGATTCGCATGGCCGTTGAGGGCTGTCGCCGCAACGGAATTCACTCGGGCCTGTGTGGACAAGCGCCTTCGGACTACCCGGACATGGCCGAGTTCTTGGTCCGGGTCGGCATCGAGTCGATGAGCCTCAACCCCGACACGGTGATCAAGACCACCCGTCAGGTCCTCCAAGTGGAGAAACAGCTCGTATCAGCGCAATGA
- a CDS encoding NAD(P)-binding protein: protein MTSGGFHWPAAATSGDLTPLADLAHGQPRAGPVRQRRPVYVDLLPPCNAGCPAGENIQAWLAHATAGRHEQAWRQLVADNPFAAIHGRVCYHPCETVCNRAHLDSSVSIHSVERFLGDLAAERGWTFEPPAARTGRRVLVIGAGPSGLSAAYHLTRLGHEVEIRDAGAAPGGMMRYGIPGYRLPRDVLDIELNRIAAMGVRLTSDHRVDDLAAERDEGGFDAVFVAVGAHLAKRVDIPARDAGTMVDAVSFLRNVASGEKPAIGRHVAVYGGGNTAMDAARVARRLGAEDAVIVYRRTREQMPAHEEEAQDAEREGVRINWLRTISAFDGPELQVEVMELDASGYPRPTGRFETLAADTLIMALGQETESAFMRTLPGVEFDNDGSVRVSESLMTGCPGVFAGGDMVPSERTVTVGVGHGKKAAHHIDAWLHNATGAPSAKHPTATFDSLHLWFFGDAARRQQPELEPDRRVKTFEEVVGGLSAGEATYEAGRCLSCGNCFECDGCLGACPEDAVIKLGVGHRYKFDYDRCTGCAVCFDQCPVHAIEMFPEPK from the coding sequence ATGACGAGCGGCGGATTCCATTGGCCCGCGGCGGCGACCTCCGGTGACCTCACGCCGCTTGCGGACTTGGCGCACGGCCAGCCTCGGGCCGGACCGGTGCGCCAGCGCCGACCTGTTTACGTCGATTTGCTACCCCCCTGCAATGCCGGTTGTCCTGCCGGCGAGAACATCCAAGCTTGGCTTGCCCACGCCACCGCCGGCCGGCACGAGCAGGCTTGGCGTCAACTCGTCGCGGACAACCCATTCGCGGCGATCCACGGACGGGTGTGCTACCACCCGTGTGAAACCGTCTGCAACCGTGCCCATCTCGACAGCTCCGTATCGATCCATTCGGTAGAGCGGTTCCTCGGTGACCTTGCTGCCGAGCGCGGTTGGACCTTCGAACCGCCGGCTGCCCGCACCGGCCGGCGAGTCCTGGTCATCGGCGCGGGGCCCAGCGGACTGTCCGCCGCCTACCATCTGACCCGCCTCGGCCACGAGGTGGAGATCCGCGACGCCGGTGCCGCGCCCGGCGGCATGATGCGCTACGGCATCCCGGGCTACCGACTGCCCCGTGACGTGCTGGATATCGAGTTGAACCGGATCGCGGCGATGGGTGTCCGGTTGACCAGCGATCACCGGGTCGATGACCTTGCGGCCGAACGGGACGAGGGCGGCTTCGACGCGGTGTTCGTCGCCGTCGGTGCGCATCTGGCCAAACGGGTCGACATTCCCGCCCGCGACGCCGGCACGATGGTGGACGCGGTGTCCTTTCTGCGCAACGTCGCCTCCGGGGAGAAGCCGGCGATCGGCCGCCACGTGGCCGTCTACGGCGGCGGCAACACCGCGATGGACGCCGCCCGCGTGGCCCGCCGCCTCGGTGCCGAGGACGCGGTCATCGTCTACCGCCGCACTCGCGAGCAGATGCCCGCCCACGAGGAAGAAGCCCAGGACGCCGAACGCGAGGGCGTTCGCATCAACTGGCTGCGCACCATCAGCGCCTTCGACGGTCCCGAATTACAAGTTGAGGTAATGGAACTCGACGCCTCGGGCTATCCACGACCGACCGGACGCTTCGAGACGCTGGCCGCCGACACACTGATCATGGCGCTCGGCCAGGAGACGGAATCGGCGTTCATGCGGACATTGCCGGGAGTTGAGTTCGACAACGACGGCAGCGTGCGCGTCTCGGAATCATTGATGACGGGCTGCCCGGGCGTGTTCGCCGGCGGCGACATGGTGCCCAGTGAGCGCACCGTCACAGTCGGTGTCGGGCATGGGAAGAAGGCGGCGCACCACATCGACGCCTGGTTGCACAACGCGACGGGCGCACCCTCGGCCAAACACCCGACGGCGACGTTCGACTCGCTGCACCTCTGGTTCTTCGGCGATGCCGCGCGGCGTCAGCAGCCCGAACTCGAGCCCGATAGGCGCGTAAAGACTTTCGAGGAAGTTGTCGGCGGTTTGTCCGCCGGCGAGGCGACCTACGAGGCGGGACGTTGCCTTTCGTGCGGCAACTGCTTCGAATGCGACGGCTGCCTGGGCGCCTGCCCGGAGG
- the otsB gene encoding trehalose-phosphatase, whose translation MTLPVTVDPRYHDAVIFNLDAVLTETDGALLESTVNLVRKLLDVGVATAGYAARPDGRQLVKSAGIDDLFGVFVDDIAAAALVTAARQLGVRPQRSVVVDGAGAGIAAAQHDGFALVIGVDSAGNRDRLLGCGADVVVADLEDVAVRVGDRRISALPDAVESYGQIIGVLGAREPMLFLDYDGTLSPIVAEPDAATLVDGAAEALQSLASQCPVAILSGRDLADIQARVAIPGIWYAGSHGFELTGPDGTYHRNEAAAAAIDVLECAAAELSQILADIPGVRVEHKRFAVAVHYRQVAPENISEIVSATHKLGQRDGLRVTNGRMLVELRPDIDWDKGTTLAWIRDRIDAEGCLLPIYIGDDLTDEDAFDAVQFDGIGIVVRHDEDSDRKTAARFALQSPDQVREFVQRGSNWLANKHQTSNKAWDFTLDGYDPQSEKLHESLCTVGNGYFATRGAAPESKADQVHYPGTYAAGVYNRLVDDVSGTAIDNESLVNLPNWLALTFRVDGGSWFDIDAVSVLSYRQSFDLRGAVLTRQVRFRDDAGRTSSLTQQRFAAMHMPHVAALQTTIVAEDWSGTIEIRSTLDGNVTNSLVERYRDLANDHLRLEEKREIDDHSVLLLVQTTQSRIPIAMAARSTAWRDGSPVPATYRLFDQDTEIGHDIAVRLSIGDAVTVEKIVTLFTGRDVATSEPAVDAQRWLSRLGRFAELRDGHLNEWAHLWERLSIEFEDFTDESRILRLHLLHLLQTVSPNSADLDVGVPARGLHGEAYRGHIFWDELFIFPVLNLRLPMVTRSLLGYRYRRLAEARQAAKAAGYRGAMYPWQSGSDGREESQRLHLNPRSGRWNPDSSARAHHIGIAVAYSSWKFYQVTGDLAYLIDYGAEMLAEIARFWVSRASYDEERERYSIRGVIGPDEFHSGYPDAPYDGIDNNAYTNVMAVWVIMRALDALKLLPLPNRLDLMETLGLRNDELAHWEEVSRRMFVPFHDGLISQFEGYSNLEDLDWDAYRQRYGNIQRLDRILEAENDDVNRYKASKQADVLMLLYLMSATELCELLERLGYRFMPDKIPEMVDYYLARTSHGSTLSGVVHTWVLARANRDRAMEFFQQALKSDVSDIQGGTTSEGIHLAAMAGTVDLMQRCFTGMETRSGRIILSPYWPETLGVLAFPIHYRGLHLHLRVSGKGVMISVDPRDAAGVDVECHGRVVRLMPGTTVRFPG comes from the coding sequence ATGACGCTGCCGGTCACCGTCGACCCGCGCTACCACGACGCCGTCATCTTCAACCTCGACGCTGTGTTGACCGAGACTGATGGTGCTCTGCTCGAGTCGACGGTCAACCTGGTGCGAAAGTTGCTTGACGTCGGCGTTGCGACGGCCGGCTACGCGGCGCGCCCGGACGGTCGGCAGCTGGTGAAATCCGCAGGGATTGATGACCTTTTCGGTGTCTTCGTCGACGACATCGCTGCCGCCGCCCTCGTAACAGCCGCACGCCAACTCGGTGTGCGGCCGCAACGGTCTGTCGTCGTCGACGGCGCCGGTGCCGGGATAGCGGCGGCCCAGCACGACGGTTTCGCGCTTGTGATCGGTGTCGACAGCGCCGGGAATCGCGACCGACTACTCGGATGCGGCGCCGACGTGGTGGTTGCTGACCTGGAGGACGTCGCTGTGCGGGTGGGCGACAGACGGATCTCTGCGCTGCCCGATGCGGTGGAGTCATACGGCCAGATCATCGGTGTGCTGGGCGCCCGTGAGCCGATGTTGTTTCTCGACTACGACGGAACGCTGTCACCCATCGTCGCCGAACCCGACGCCGCCACCCTCGTCGACGGAGCGGCCGAAGCGCTGCAGAGTCTGGCGTCGCAGTGCCCCGTCGCGATCCTGAGCGGTCGCGACCTCGCCGACATCCAAGCTCGGGTAGCGATACCGGGCATCTGGTACGCAGGCAGCCACGGCTTTGAGTTGACGGGACCGGACGGCACGTATCACCGAAACGAAGCCGCCGCTGCCGCCATCGACGTCCTCGAGTGCGCGGCGGCCGAGTTGAGCCAGATCCTGGCGGATATTCCCGGAGTACGCGTGGAACACAAGCGCTTCGCGGTCGCGGTTCACTACCGCCAGGTCGCACCGGAGAACATCAGCGAGATCGTCTCTGCCACACATAAACTCGGACAGCGCGATGGCCTGCGCGTGACCAACGGGCGCATGCTCGTCGAGTTGCGGCCCGACATCGACTGGGACAAGGGAACCACGCTGGCCTGGATTCGGGATCGCATCGACGCCGAGGGTTGCCTGCTGCCGATCTACATCGGCGACGACCTCACCGACGAAGACGCTTTCGACGCAGTTCAATTCGACGGCATCGGGATTGTCGTACGCCACGACGAGGACAGCGACCGCAAGACGGCCGCCCGTTTCGCTCTGCAGAGTCCCGATCAGGTGCGCGAGTTCGTCCAGCGCGGGTCGAATTGGCTGGCGAACAAGCATCAGACGTCGAACAAGGCCTGGGATTTCACCCTTGACGGGTATGACCCGCAGAGCGAGAAACTTCATGAGTCGTTGTGCACGGTGGGAAATGGCTACTTCGCCACTCGGGGCGCGGCGCCCGAATCGAAGGCCGACCAGGTGCACTATCCGGGCACCTATGCGGCGGGGGTTTACAACCGACTCGTCGACGACGTATCGGGCACGGCAATCGACAACGAGAGTTTGGTCAACCTGCCTAACTGGCTTGCCCTGACCTTCCGGGTCGACGGCGGGAGCTGGTTCGACATCGACGCGGTCAGCGTGCTGTCCTACCGGCAGAGCTTCGACCTTCGCGGCGCGGTACTGACGAGACAGGTGCGTTTCCGTGATGACGCCGGACGCACCAGTTCACTTACCCAGCAACGATTCGCCGCGATGCACATGCCCCACGTCGCTGCACTGCAGACGACGATCGTCGCCGAGGATTGGTCGGGGACGATCGAGATTCGATCGACGCTCGACGGCAACGTCACGAACTCGCTCGTCGAGCGGTATCGCGATTTGGCCAACGATCATCTTCGGTTAGAGGAAAAGCGGGAGATCGATGACCACTCTGTACTGCTGTTGGTACAGACGACTCAGTCGCGCATTCCCATTGCGATGGCGGCGCGCAGCACCGCGTGGCGCGACGGCTCCCCAGTCCCGGCGACTTATCGCCTATTCGACCAGGACACGGAAATCGGTCACGACATCGCAGTCCGGCTCTCAATCGGGGACGCGGTGACGGTGGAGAAGATCGTGACCCTGTTCACCGGGCGCGATGTCGCAACGTCCGAACCCGCTGTCGATGCCCAGCGTTGGCTGAGCCGGCTCGGTCGGTTCGCCGAGTTGCGCGATGGGCACCTGAATGAATGGGCACATCTGTGGGAGCGCCTGTCCATCGAGTTCGAGGATTTCACCGACGAATCGCGCATCCTGCGATTGCATCTCCTGCACCTGCTGCAAACGGTCTCACCCAACAGTGCAGACCTCGATGTCGGGGTGCCCGCGCGCGGACTGCACGGTGAGGCGTATCGCGGGCACATCTTCTGGGACGAGTTGTTCATCTTCCCGGTCCTCAACTTGCGGCTGCCCATGGTCACCCGGTCGCTCCTGGGATACCGCTACCGCCGTCTGGCCGAGGCGCGTCAGGCCGCCAAGGCGGCGGGCTACCGCGGTGCGATGTACCCCTGGCAATCCGGCAGCGACGGACGCGAGGAAAGCCAACGCCTGCACCTCAATCCGCGCAGCGGCCGGTGGAATCCCGACTCGAGTGCGCGGGCGCACCACATCGGCATTGCCGTCGCCTACAGCTCGTGGAAGTTCTATCAGGTCACCGGCGACCTTGCCTACCTGATCGACTACGGCGCGGAGATGCTGGCCGAGATCGCGCGCTTCTGGGTGAGCAGGGCGAGCTACGACGAGGAACGCGAACGCTACAGCATCCGAGGCGTCATCGGGCCCGACGAATTCCACTCGGGCTACCCCGACGCTCCTTACGACGGCATCGACAACAACGCATACACGAATGTGATGGCGGTCTGGGTGATCATGCGTGCCCTCGACGCACTGAAACTGCTACCGCTGCCGAACCGACTCGACTTGATGGAGACGCTCGGACTGCGCAATGACGAACTGGCGCACTGGGAAGAAGTGAGTCGACGGATGTTCGTCCCGTTCCACGACGGACTCATCAGCCAGTTCGAGGGATACAGCAACCTGGAAGACCTGGATTGGGACGCTTACCGGCAGCGGTACGGCAATATCCAGCGCCTCGACCGCATCCTCGAGGCGGAGAACGACGACGTGAACCGATACAAGGCTTCCAAGCAGGCCGACGTCCTCATGCTGCTCTACCTGATGTCGGCAACGGAGTTGTGTGAGTTGCTCGAACGGCTCGGCTACCGCTTCATGCCCGACAAGATCCCGGAAATGGTGGACTACTACCTGGCTCGCACATCGCATGGGTCGACGCTGAGCGGTGTGGTGCACACCTGGGTGCTCGCCCGGGCCAATCGTGATCGTGCCATGGAGTTCTTCCAGCAAGCGCTCAAATCCGACGTCTCCGACATCCAGGGCGGCACCACGTCCGAAGGCATCCACCTGGCGGCCATGGCGGGCACCGTCGACCTCATGCAGCGATGCTTCACCGGAATGGAGACCCGGTCCGGCCGCATCATCCTCTCCCCGTACTGGCCGGAAACGCTTGGCGTGCTGGCATTCCCGATCCACTACCGCGGTCTGCACCTGCACCTGCGCGTCAGCGGGAAGGGCGTGATGATCAGTGTCGATCCGCGCGATGCTGCCGGCGTCGACGTGGAATGCCATGGTCGGGTGGTGCGACTCATGCCCGGGACCACGGTCCGATTTCCAGGCTGA